The following are encoded in a window of candidate division WOR-1 bacterium RIFOXYB2_FULL_36_35 genomic DNA:
- a CDS encoding pseudaminic acid synthase: MKERINIKIGEKIKPFIIAEMSGNHNQSIERALHIVEAAAKCKVDALKLQTFSLDLMTLDSNAEGFIINDSNSLWKGKKLYDLYKEAYTPWEWHKPIFDKCKELGIIGFSTPFDEPAVNFLESLNVPCYKIASFEIVDIPLIKKIASTGKPIIMSTGMATIEEIQEAIDACKNEGNDKIVLLKCTSSYPAIPSSSNLLTIPDMMARFNCSVGISDHTLGLGVSVASVALGATVIEKHFTLSRVDGGIDSAFSMEPQEMHDLVIESERAWQALGTVNYIPTAEEKKTMRFRRSLYVVNDMKAGDLFTLDNLKSIRPAGGISPKHINDLLGKKISKNTKKGTPITWDLVIE; encoded by the coding sequence ATGAAAGAACGTATTAATATAAAGATTGGGGAAAAAATTAAACCTTTCATTATTGCTGAAATGTCTGGCAATCACAATCAGTCGATTGAAAGAGCTTTGCATATTGTTGAAGCAGCCGCAAAGTGTAAAGTAGATGCGCTTAAACTTCAAACATTTTCGTTAGATTTAATGACACTTGATTCAAATGCGGAAGGGTTTATTATTAATGACTCTAATAGTCTGTGGAAGGGAAAAAAACTTTACGATTTATACAAAGAAGCTTATACCCCATGGGAATGGCATAAGCCTATTTTTGATAAATGTAAAGAATTAGGAATTATTGGGTTTAGCACTCCGTTTGATGAACCTGCAGTTAACTTTTTGGAATCTTTAAATGTTCCTTGTTATAAAATAGCTTCTTTTGAAATTGTTGATATTCCATTAATTAAAAAAATAGCTTCAACAGGAAAGCCTATAATTATGTCTACAGGGATGGCAACAATAGAAGAAATTCAAGAAGCTATTGATGCTTGTAAAAATGAAGGGAATGACAAGATTGTTCTTCTTAAATGTACAAGTTCTTATCCTGCAATTCCATCTAGCTCTAATTTATTAACAATTCCAGACATGATGGCTAGATTTAATTGTTCTGTTGGAATATCTGATCACACTTTAGGCCTAGGTGTTTCTGTTGCTAGTGTTGCTTTAGGTGCAACAGTTATTGAGAAGCACTTTACGTTATCACGAGTTGATGGAGGAATTGATTCAGCCTTTTCAATGGAGCCACAAGAGATGCATGATTTAGTGATTGAGTCTGAACGTGCATGGCAAGCATTGGGGACGGTTAATTATATCCCTACTGCCGAAGAGAAAAAAACAATGAGATTTAGGCGTTCACTTTATGTTGTAAATGATATGAAAGCAGGAGATCTATTCACTTTAGATAATTTAAAATCTATTAGACCTGCTGGCGGAATTTCTCCAAAACATATAAATGATTTATTGGGTAAAAAAATTTCTAAAAATACAAAGAAAGGAACCCCGATAACTTGGGATCTTGTAATTGAGTAA
- a CDS encoding acylneuraminate cytidylyltransferase: MGSTRLPGKIMLPVQNKPVLEHIIDRLKGCKNVHEIIIATTIDARDDLIVSLAKSNNLKYFRGSEEDVLSRYYYAAKENNLDVIIRITSDCPFVDADIIDSMVATFLKDPSVDYLSNTIKRTFPRGLDVEIMNFSSLKKAFNFAKENCQREHVTPYIYQNEEKFKIKQFIGNGDDSKYRLTLDTQEDFELIREIYDGIYPVNNYFTLNDVLRFLKQHDHLTMLNSHIVQKGLAI; encoded by the coding sequence ATGGGATCTACTAGATTGCCGGGTAAAATTATGCTTCCTGTTCAAAATAAACCTGTTCTTGAACATATTATTGACAGATTAAAAGGCTGTAAAAATGTCCATGAAATAATCATTGCAACTACTATTGATGCAAGAGATGATCTTATCGTTTCTCTGGCTAAATCAAATAATCTGAAATATTTTAGAGGAAGCGAGGAAGACGTTCTTTCGAGATACTATTATGCAGCAAAAGAAAACAATCTTGATGTGATAATTCGGATTACTTCAGATTGTCCTTTTGTAGATGCGGATATAATTGATAGCATGGTAGCAACCTTTTTAAAGGATCCATCCGTAGATTATTTATCTAATACCATAAAGCGTACTTTTCCAAGAGGCCTTGATGTTGAAATCATGAATTTTTCTTCTCTTAAAAAAGCTTTTAATTTTGCCAAAGAGAACTGCCAGCGAGAGCATGTTACTCCATATATTTATCAGAATGAAGAAAAATTCAAGATAAAACAATTTATAGGAAATGGAGACGATTCAAAATATAGGCTTACGTTAGATACACAAGAGGATTTTGAGTTGATTAGGGAAATATATGATGGGATTTATCCAGTAAATAATTATTTTACACTAAATGATGTGTTGAGGTTTTTAAAACAACATGATCATCTTACCATGTTAAATTCACATATAGTTCAGAAGGGACTAGCAATATGA
- a CDS encoding UDP-N-acetylglucosamine 4,6-dehydratase (inverting) — translation MFKDKVILITGGTGSFGKKFAKIVLDEFDPAKLIIYSRDELKQFEMQQEYDKYENIRFFIGDVRDRERLMRALHGVDYIVHAAALKQVPAMEYNPTEAIKTNILGAMNVIEASLDSKVKKVIALSTDKACNPINLYGATKLCSDKLFVAANSYAGKDGTKFAVVRYGNVVGSRGSVIPFFKKKREEGVLPITHAEMTRFFITLEQGVRFVVSGFERMSGGEIFIPKIPSVKILDIAKAIAPDCKTKIVGIRPGEKLHEVMISEDDSRNTKELDDCYVIQPAFNWWDKDNHILGRNVSDGFRYSSDKNDRWLSIQEVQEMANI, via the coding sequence ATATTTAAAGATAAGGTCATATTAATTACGGGAGGAACAGGTTCTTTTGGTAAAAAATTTGCAAAAATTGTTTTGGATGAATTTGACCCGGCAAAATTGATAATTTATAGCCGTGATGAGCTAAAACAATTTGAGATGCAACAGGAATATGATAAATATGAGAATATCAGGTTTTTTATTGGAGACGTTCGCGATAGAGAACGTTTAATGCGTGCTTTACATGGAGTTGATTATATTGTGCATGCAGCAGCTTTAAAGCAGGTCCCTGCCATGGAATACAATCCTACAGAAGCAATAAAAACAAATATTTTAGGGGCAATGAATGTAATTGAAGCTTCCCTTGATTCAAAGGTAAAAAAAGTAATAGCTCTAAGTACTGACAAAGCTTGCAATCCAATTAATTTATATGGTGCTACCAAATTATGTTCTGATAAGCTGTTTGTTGCTGCTAATTCATATGCTGGGAAAGATGGTACAAAATTTGCGGTTGTTCGTTATGGAAATGTTGTGGGAAGTCGTGGCAGTGTTATCCCTTTTTTCAAAAAGAAGAGAGAAGAAGGCGTTTTGCCAATTACTCATGCGGAAATGACACGATTTTTTATAACCTTGGAACAGGGAGTTCGATTTGTTGTAAGTGGATTTGAGCGGATGAGCGGTGGAGAAATTTTCATTCCAAAAATTCCAAGTGTAAAAATTTTAGATATAGCAAAAGCTATTGCTCCAGATTGCAAGACAAAAATAGTTGGAATTCGTCCTGGAGAAAAATTGCATGAGGTGATGATTTCTGAAGATGATTCTAGAAATACTAAAGAATTGGATGATTGCTATGTTATTCAGCCGGCATTTAATTGGTGGGATAAAGATAATCATATTTTAGGCAGAAATGTTTCAGACGGATTTAGGTATTCAAGTGATAAAAATGATAGGTGGTTAAGCATTCAAGAAGTTCAGGAGATGGCGAATATTTAA
- a CDS encoding UDP-4-amino-4,6-dideoxy-N-acetyl-beta-L-altrosamine transaminase, protein MKKIPYATQWIDAQDIEAVKLALESSYLTQGPLIEKFEKIVAEHCGAKYVVAVNSGTSALHIACLAAGIKRGDEVITSPITFVASANCILYCGAKPIFADVLEDTININPKEIEKKISKKTKAIIPIDFAGQPADLSEIRSIANRKNIIIIEDAAHALGAKYKGEIVGSGKYADFTILSFHAVKHITTGEGGMVLTNNKDFYKKLKLFRSHGIIRDPNLLKINPEPWFYEMQALGFNYRLTDIQSALGISQFKRLSVFIKRRKQITNEYDKVFCRYEELQPLSIKPYIDHVHHLYILKFNLDKLSATRREIFNEYLKYGICVNVHYIPVYYQPYYKKIGYKKGLCLNAEKYYECSITLPLYPKMSDCDIKRVVKVTKKIVEKFKIREIF, encoded by the coding sequence GTGAAAAAAATTCCTTATGCAACACAATGGATAGATGCTCAAGATATTGAAGCTGTTAAGTTGGCTTTAGAGTCTTCTTATTTGACTCAAGGCCCTTTAATTGAAAAATTTGAAAAAATAGTTGCTGAACATTGCGGAGCAAAATATGTTGTAGCCGTAAATAGCGGGACATCTGCCCTTCATATTGCTTGTTTAGCTGCAGGTATCAAAAGGGGAGATGAAGTTATAACGTCTCCGATTACTTTTGTTGCTTCTGCTAATTGTATATTGTATTGTGGGGCTAAGCCTATATTTGCTGATGTGCTTGAAGATACTATTAATATAAATCCAAAAGAGATAGAAAAAAAAATATCAAAAAAGACTAAAGCAATTATACCTATAGATTTTGCAGGACAGCCTGCTGATTTGTCAGAAATACGAAGCATTGCAAATAGAAAAAATATTATAATTATTGAAGATGCTGCACATGCTTTGGGGGCTAAATATAAAGGGGAAATTGTTGGCTCAGGGAAATATGCTGATTTTACGATTTTAAGCTTTCATGCTGTAAAACATATTACCACCGGTGAAGGGGGAATGGTATTAACTAATAATAAAGATTTTTATAAAAAATTGAAATTGTTCAGAAGTCACGGAATAATAAGAGATCCAAATTTATTAAAAATAAATCCAGAACCATGGTTTTATGAGATGCAGGCTCTAGGTTTTAATTATAGATTGACAGATATTCAAAGTGCTTTGGGGATTAGTCAATTTAAAAGACTTTCAGTTTTTATTAAACGCAGAAAACAAATAACAAATGAGTATGATAAGGTTTTTTGTAGATATGAAGAGCTTCAGCCTTTAAGCATTAAACCTTATATTGACCATGTACATCATCTTTATATTTTGAAATTTAATCTTGATAAATTATCCGCTACTAGAAGAGAAATATTTAATGAGTATCTCAAGTATGGGATTTGCGTAAATGTCCATTATATTCCTGTATATTATCAGCCTTATTACAAAAAAATAGGTTATAAAAAGGGACTTTGTCTTAATGCGGAAAAATATTATGAGTGCTCGATAACTTTGCCTCTTTATCCTAAAATGTCTGATTGTGACATCAAAAGAGTTGTTAAAGTTACAAAAAAAATTGTTGAAAAATTTAAAATAAGAGAGATATTTTGA
- a CDS encoding UDP-N-acetyl-D-glucosamine dehydrogenase → MDKVLLDKIGSKKAKIGIVGLGYVGLPLAVEFCKAGFCVVGIEQNPKRREMLDRGQNYISDVSSKDLLKAVRNKKIKITDDFFELKAVDAIIICVPTPLDKNKQPDISYVKSVTFHISKTLKKGQLVVLESTTYPGTTEEVVLPKLEKSGLKVGKDFYLAFSPERVDPGNKKFRTQNITKVIGGVTPVCSELTRKLYSQIIKETYLVSTPRVAEMEKLLENIFRSVNIALVNELAILCKKMDIDIWEVIDAAKTKPYGFMPFYPGPGLGGHCIPLDPFYLSWKAKEYHMNTRFIELAGELNDQMPYYVVQLVQDGLNQDKKSLKNSKILVLGVAYKKDIDDYRESPSLKIIEILDKKGAKVDYNDPFIPKIKICGKDYSSLKLDGKTISDYDCVVIATAHSSYDYKLILNKAVLIVDTRNAMSCVSKKSGANIIKL, encoded by the coding sequence ATGGATAAAGTTTTACTAGATAAAATAGGATCTAAAAAAGCAAAAATAGGCATTGTTGGGTTGGGTTATGTTGGTCTTCCTTTAGCTGTTGAGTTTTGCAAAGCTGGTTTTTGTGTTGTTGGGATAGAGCAGAACCCAAAAAGAAGGGAGATGCTTGATAGAGGGCAAAACTACATTTCTGATGTCTCTTCAAAAGATTTGCTTAAAGCTGTTAGAAATAAGAAAATAAAAATAACAGATGATTTTTTCGAGCTTAAGGCTGTTGATGCGATTATTATCTGTGTTCCTACTCCCCTTGATAAGAACAAACAACCGGATATATCTTATGTTAAATCAGTGACTTTTCACATTTCAAAAACACTAAAAAAAGGCCAGCTTGTGGTTTTAGAAAGCACAACTTATCCTGGGACAACAGAAGAAGTAGTCCTTCCCAAGCTAGAGAAATCAGGATTGAAGGTCGGTAAAGATTTTTATTTGGCTTTTTCTCCTGAAAGAGTAGATCCCGGCAATAAAAAATTTAGGACCCAAAATATTACCAAAGTTATAGGTGGAGTGACACCTGTATGCAGCGAGCTTACAAGAAAACTTTATTCTCAAATAATCAAGGAGACTTATTTGGTGTCGACTCCAAGAGTTGCGGAGATGGAAAAGCTTTTGGAAAATATTTTTAGAAGCGTAAATATTGCATTAGTTAATGAGTTGGCTATTCTCTGTAAAAAAATGGATATAGATATATGGGAAGTAATAGATGCCGCCAAAACAAAGCCTTATGGTTTTATGCCTTTCTATCCCGGGCCAGGTCTTGGAGGGCATTGTATTCCGCTTGATCCGTTTTATCTTTCTTGGAAAGCTAAAGAATATCATATGAATACTCGTTTCATCGAATTAGCAGGTGAGTTAAATGATCAAATGCCATATTATGTTGTGCAGCTTGTGCAAGATGGACTAAATCAGGACAAAAAGAGCTTAAAAAACTCAAAAATTTTAGTTTTGGGTGTTGCTTATAAAAAAGATATTGATGATTACAGAGAGTCGCCTTCTTTAAAAATCATAGAAATACTTGATAAAAAAGGGGCAAAAGTTGATTATAATGACCCCTTTATTCCTAAAATTAAGATTTGCGGAAAAGATTATTCTTCTTTAAAGCTGGATGGAAAAACCATTTCGGATTATGATTGCGTTGTCATAGCAACTGCTCATTCAAGTTATGATTATAAATTGATACTTAATAAAGCTGTCTTGATAGTTGATACTCGCAATGCTATGAGCTGCGTTTCAAAAAAATCTGGGGCAAATATAATAAAATTATGA
- a CDS encoding GlcNAc-PI de-N-acetylase, whose product MKNVLVVAAHPDDEVLGCGGTISKLLKKGIDVAILILGEGITSRYENREKAMDIEQMKELKNHINDAAKILKVKKNFVLNFPDNRFDSVPLLDLVKVIENVKNKFIPDVIFTHHGEDLNIDHQITFNAVLTACRAIAGEMVKQIYCFETLSSTEWSWPNTFKPNVYVDISKTIEKKIDAMKAYKNELKEWPHPRSIKGIEILAEKRGCEVGLAYAEAFELVRSINL is encoded by the coding sequence ATGAAGAATGTTTTAGTTGTAGCTGCACACCCTGATGATGAGGTTTTAGGTTGTGGGGGAACAATTTCAAAATTACTGAAAAAAGGAATAGACGTTGCCATATTAATTTTAGGAGAAGGAATTACTTCGAGATATGAAAACAGAGAAAAGGCCATGGATATTGAACAAATGAAAGAGTTAAAAAATCATATTAATGATGCGGCAAAGATATTAAAAGTTAAAAAGAATTTTGTTTTAAATTTTCCTGATAATCGTTTTGATTCCGTTCCACTTTTAGATTTAGTAAAAGTTATAGAAAATGTAAAAAACAAGTTTATCCCCGATGTCATTTTTACTCATCACGGGGAGGATTTGAATATAGATCATCAGATAACCTTTAATGCTGTTTTGACCGCTTGTAGAGCAATTGCAGGAGAAATGGTGAAGCAAATATACTGTTTTGAAACATTATCTTCAACTGAGTGGAGCTGGCCTAATACATTTAAGCCAAATGTTTATGTGGATATTTCTAAAACTATTGAGAAAAAAATAGACGCTATGAAAGCCTATAAAAATGAATTGAAAGAATGGCCACATCCTAGATCAATTAAAGGGATTGAAATCCTTGCTGAAAAACGTGGGTGTGAAGTTGGCTTGGCATATGCAGAAGCCTTTGAGCTAGTGAGGAGCATTAATCTATGA
- a CDS encoding transferase has translation MNYFKHETVIIDTPVEIGDGTKIWHFSHISSGVKIGKNCKLGQNVFVQNNVKIGNNCKIQNNVSIYGGVELEDYVFCGPSMVFTNIVNPRCKYPQETSDKYYKTLIKEGASLGANCTVVCGVTIGINAFVGAGAVVTKDIPAYALVYGNPAKIMGWMCECGQKLEFQENSAKCGKCGLKYLKNLEKVEKTL, from the coding sequence ATGAATTATTTTAAACATGAAACAGTAATTATTGATACTCCTGTTGAAATAGGGGATGGGACCAAGATCTGGCATTTTTCACATATATCTTCGGGGGTAAAAATTGGAAAAAATTGCAAACTTGGCCAGAATGTGTTTGTCCAGAATAATGTTAAAATCGGGAATAATTGCAAGATTCAAAACAATGTTTCAATTTATGGAGGGGTTGAGCTTGAAGATTATGTTTTTTGTGGTCCATCGATGGTTTTTACAAATATTGTAAATCCCCGTTGCAAATATCCTCAAGAGACTTCTGATAAATATTATAAAACACTAATAAAAGAAGGAGCTTCTTTAGGAGCAAACTGTACTGTTGTTTGCGGTGTTACAATAGGGATTAATGCTTTTGTGGGAGCAGGCGCTGTTGTGACAAAAGATATCCCTGCTTATGCTTTAGTTTATGGAAATCCTGCTAAAATTATGGGATGGATGTGTGAATGTGGGCAAAAACTTGAATTTCAGGAAAATTCTGCCAAATGTGGCAAGTGCGGACTTAAATACTTAAAAAATCTGGAAAAGGTTGAGAAAACTTTATGA
- a CDS encoding transcriptional regulator encodes MNVPLIDLGIQYESIKNEIDEAIMRVIKEGKFILGPDVKLFEDEVCSYLGVKYAVGVASGTDALEIALLALGIGTGDEVITTPFTFIATTEAIVNVGAKPVFVDIDPKTYCINPGLIEDTITKKTKVILPVHLYGHPVEMDQIASLAKKHNLKIIEDCAQSLGAEYDMKKVGAIGDVGCLSFFPGKNLGCFGDGGMVVTNDEKVYEMSKMLRQHGSKKKYYHSINGFNSRLDTIQAAILRVKLKYLDKWNEMRRKNAKLYAELFGNYKEVLTPVVEDRIKHSFNYYTVRVKNRVSIIEGLNKAGIGNMVYYPLCLHLQEVYKNLGYKKGDFPEAEKAQEEVLSLPMYPELTSGQVEFIVSILNTI; translated from the coding sequence ATGAATGTTCCTTTAATTGATCTTGGGATTCAATATGAATCTATTAAAAATGAAATAGATGAAGCTATAATGCGGGTTATTAAAGAAGGCAAATTTATTCTTGGTCCCGATGTTAAACTATTTGAAGATGAGGTATGTTCTTATCTGGGAGTTAAATACGCGGTGGGGGTTGCGTCAGGGACAGATGCTTTGGAGATTGCTCTTTTGGCTTTAGGGATTGGAACGGGAGATGAAGTAATTACAACCCCTTTTACTTTTATTGCAACAACGGAAGCTATTGTTAATGTTGGAGCAAAGCCTGTCTTTGTTGATATTGATCCAAAAACATATTGTATAAATCCTGGCTTAATTGAAGACACGATTACTAAAAAAACTAAGGTTATTTTGCCTGTTCATCTTTACGGTCATCCGGTAGAAATGGATCAAATTGCTTCATTAGCGAAAAAACATAATTTAAAAATAATTGAGGACTGTGCCCAATCACTTGGAGCAGAATATGATATGAAAAAGGTTGGCGCAATCGGCGATGTTGGCTGTTTGAGTTTTTTTCCGGGAAAAAATCTTGGCTGTTTTGGGGATGGTGGGATGGTTGTTACGAATGATGAAAAAGTTTATGAAATGTCAAAAATGCTAAGGCAACATGGTTCAAAAAAGAAATATTATCATTCTATAAATGGATTTAATAGCAGATTAGATACTATTCAGGCCGCTATTTTGAGGGTGAAGCTTAAATATCTTGATAAATGGAATGAAATGAGAAGAAAAAATGCAAAATTGTACGCTGAATTATTTGGAAATTATAAGGAAGTTCTTACTCCTGTTGTTGAAGATAGAATAAAACATTCTTTTAATTATTATACTGTGCGCGTAAAAAATAGGGTTTCAATTATTGAGGGACTAAATAAAGCCGGAATTGGCAATATGGTTTATTATCCGCTTTGTTTGCATTTGCAGGAGGTTTATAAAAATTTAGGATATAAGAAAGGTGATTTTCCGGAAGCTGAAAAGGCTCAGGAGGAGGTTTTATCTCTGCCGATGTATCCGGAGCTTACTTCCGGACAAGTTGAGTTTATTGTATCTATATTGAATACTATTTAA
- a CDS encoding aminotransferase DegT, producing MGFEKEDTKKLHGYWDEIIETQKWAEGKFTKMFEEKWMQYNKVNYSLSFSSWAGAAIAALEYYNVKDETVLCPSNTFMATPLSVIKAGGKVEFVDCNKSDLCMSFDDLKIKVEKYKPKAVFVVHIGGHIAFQINEISRFCKDKGIILLEDCAHAHGASWNGKKAGTWGDVGTYSFYSTKTISTGEGGMLVSSDKAIYEYAVKYRNYGKFDYNVHGINFRINEFGAAIGCLQVDRLDEIVAWKNDYAKKHLDPKYQNRVKLPEGMISGYYKYIIFDPIEKSTGKVYDQPCHKILNKDYELPNTDWIAKNHWCLPLYYKGE from the coding sequence ATTGGATTTGAGAAAGAAGATACTAAGAAGCTTCATGGTTATTGGGATGAAATTATAGAGACACAAAAGTGGGCAGAGGGCAAGTTTACTAAAATGTTTGAAGAAAAATGGATGCAATATAATAAGGTGAATTATTCTTTATCTTTTTCAAGCTGGGCAGGGGCAGCAATAGCTGCTTTGGAATATTATAATGTAAAAGATGAAACAGTCTTATGTCCTTCAAATACTTTTATGGCTACACCCTTAAGTGTTATCAAAGCGGGAGGAAAAGTTGAATTTGTTGATTGTAATAAAAGTGATCTCTGTATGAGTTTTGATGATCTTAAAATAAAAGTTGAAAAATACAAGCCTAAAGCTGTTTTTGTTGTGCATATTGGAGGACATATTGCTTTTCAAATAAATGAAATTTCTCGATTTTGTAAAGATAAGGGAATAATTCTTTTAGAAGATTGTGCTCATGCTCACGGTGCGTCATGGAATGGTAAAAAGGCTGGAACTTGGGGAGATGTAGGTACTTATTCCTTTTATTCTACAAAGACCATTTCAACTGGTGAAGGGGGTATGCTGGTCTCAAGCGATAAAGCTATTTATGAATATGCAGTAAAATATAGAAATTATGGTAAATTTGATTATAATGTACATGGAATAAACTTTAGAATAAATGAGTTTGGAGCCGCAATTGGCTGTTTGCAGGTAGATAGACTTGATGAAATTGTTGCATGGAAGAATGATTATGCAAAGAAACATCTTGATCCCAAATATCAAAATCGAGTTAAATTGCCCGAGGGGATGATTTCAGGATACTATAAATATATAATTTTTGATCCAATTGAAAAATCAACTGGTAAAGTTTATGATCAGCCATGTCACAAAATATTGAATAAAGATTATGAGCTTCCAAATACTGACTGGATTGCGAAAAATCATTGGTGTTTACCTTTATATTATAAGGGAGAATAG